A genomic region of Salvelinus alpinus chromosome 12, SLU_Salpinus.1, whole genome shotgun sequence contains the following coding sequences:
- the LOC139535801 gene encoding guanine nucleotide-binding protein G(i) subunit alpha-3-like: MGCTLSAEDKAAMERSKIIDRNLRESGEKASSEVKLLLLGAGESGKSTVVKQMKIIHEDGYTQEECSQYRVVVYSNTIQSIIAIIRAMGRLTIEFGDTARSDDARQLFTLASAAEEGVMTAELAGVMKRLWQDGGVQICFGRSREYQLNDSASYYLNDLDRISQQNYVPTQQDVLRTRVKTTGIVETHFTFKDLYFKMFDVGGQRSERKKWIHCFEGVTAIIFCVALSDYDLVLAEDEEMNRMHESMKLFDSICNNKWFTGTSVILFLNKKDLFEDKIQKSPLTICYPEYSGPNAYKEASTYIQCQFEDLNKRKDTKEIYTHFTCATDTKNVQFVFDAVTDVIIKASLKEVGLY, encoded by the exons ATGGGTTGCACACTAAGTGCCGAAGATAAAGCTGCCATGGAGAGGAGTAAAATCATTGATCGGAATCTGAGAGAATCTGGCGAAAAGGCTTCAAGTGAAGTCAAATTGTTGCTTCTAG GTGCTGGGGAGTCTGGGAAGAGCACCGTTGTAAAGCAGATGAA AATCATCCATGAGGATGGCTACACACAGGAGGAGTGTAGCCAGTACAGGGTTGTGGTTTACAGCAACACCATCCAGTCCATCATCGCCATCATCAGAGCCATGGGCAGGCTCACCATTGAGTTTGGGGACACAGCAAGATCA GATGATGCCCGCCAGCTCTTTACCTTGGCCAGCGCAGCAGAGGAAGGGGTCATGACCGCTGAACTGGCTGGGGTCATGAAGAGGTTATGGCAGGATGGAGGGGTCCAGATCTGCTTTGGCAGGTCCAGAGAGTACCAGCTCAACGACTCAGCCTCATA TTACCTGAATGACTTGGACAGGATATCCCAGCAGAACTATGTGCCCACGCAGCAGGATGTTCTGCGGACAAGAGTCAAGACCACCGGCATCGTGGAGACACACTTCACATTCAAGGACCTCTACTTCAA GATGTTTGATGtggggggtcagaggtcagagaggaagaagtggatCCACTGCTTTGAGGGAGTCACAGCCATCATCTTCTGTGTGGCGCTCAGTGACTATGACCTAGTGCTGGCTGAGGATGAGGAGATG AACCGTATGCATGAGAGCATGAAGCTATTTGACTCCATCTGCAACAACAAGTGGTTCACGGGCACCTCCGTCATCCTCTTTCTCAACAAGAAGGATCTGTTTGAGGACAAGATCCAGAAGAGTCCGCTCACTATCTGCTACCCAGAGTACTCAG GTCCAAACGCATACAAAGAGGCGTCAACCTACATTCAGTGTCAGTTTGAAGACTTGAACAAGCGGAAGGATACAAAGGAGATCTACACCCATTTCACTTGTGCTACTGACACTAAGAACGTGCAGTTTGTCTTTGACGCTGTCACTGACGTCATTATCAAAGCCAGCCTGAAGGAGGTTGGCTTGTACTGA